ctgcctttttttttttttggctggagtTAGAAGTCTGATTCTGAACCACTCTCTTGCCCTATGGGTGCCTAACCTGGTCTCCCTTGTTCTCCAGATGCTGTTGCTGTTGAATGGCCATAGCATAAGCAGAGAGGCTTTCCTGTCCTGAAGCCAGAAAATTTACTGGGCAGAAGTGGGTCCAGGGCTTCAGAAAATGTTGGCAGTTCAGCTCTAGGGCCTCTGAAGAGCCTGTGTTGTCCTGGCAGATCCAGGGGATAGTGAATTAGGaattagttttaaaatgaatCCCTGGCTGACATTCTTAGTTTACCCGAAGCATTTTAGGATTTATTTCCAACTGATAAgggttcctttcctttccttccctttctattCCTTTCCGTTTGTTTTAACAGAACACAGCATATCATACCTAACAAAGTTTACAGTATTTCTTGAGTATCATCTGACACCCAGTCCAGAATCACAGTTCCTAGATTATTtcaaaaatggctttaaaaaattatttatttttaaatttttgtgttgttttagacacaggacctcactctgttgcccaggctggacttgaactcctgggctcaaggcaacctgtcaccttagcttcccaagtagctgggactacaggtggacacCACTAGGCCCAGCTCAAAGATGTCTTTTTTAACAGTTGGTTTGTTCAAATCAGGATCTATGTAAGATCCACACATTACATTTGATTGAAAATTTTCCTAAATTTCTTTCGGCCTGTAAGtttcctgtctttccttcttttaaaataccACTTAGTTGTTGAAGATCCTGGTTCTTTATCCTGTAGAATTTTTCACATTGTGGGTTCGGCTGATTGCATCCTCATGACATGTCTCTCCTGCGTGATGGTTAGACCAAGGGACTTGACAGagtcaggtttttgttttctgtcttttctctgttttttttttgcaacaaagTATTAAAAGTGGCACCATGTGCCACATCAGGCTAAAACCCATGTTATTAATCATTGTGCTGTCCAGCCTGATTAGTCAGGCCTGAGTTATAAATCGTCCCTGGAGCACTAGAAGGGGGCCCTAGGGTTGGTCGTCAAAACCATATGGACTATGTGTGGAAGGATGTTTCTCCAAAGGAAAATTGTGGTGCCATTCTGGAAAAAACAGGACCTGGAAGCTGGACAGACAAAAAAAGTTCTATCATGTGAAACTCATCAGGTCTTCTCAGCAATTAACGTCTGGATTTTGATTACAGGTGCAGTCTTTGCAAGCCACATTTGGAACTTTTGAGTCCATCTTGAGAAGCTCCCAACATAAACAAGACCTCACAGAGAAAGCTGTGAAGCAAGGGGAGAGTGAGGTCAGCCGGATCAGTGAAGTGCTGCAGAAACTCCAGAATGAGATTCTCAAAGACCTCTCGGATGGGATCCATGTGGTGAAGGACGCCCGGGAGCGGGACTTCACATCCCTGGAGAACACGGTGGAGGAGCGACTGACAGAGCTCACCAAATCCATCAACGACAACATCGCCATCTTCACAGAAGTCCAGAAGAGGAGCCAGAAGGAGATCAACGATGTGAAGGCAAAGGTTGCCTCCCTGGAAGAATCCGAGGGGCACAAGCAGGATTTGAAAGCCTTGAAGGAAGCTGTGAAGGAGATACAGACCTCAGCCAAGTCCAGAGAGTGGGACATGGAGGCCCTGAGAAGCACCCTTCAGACTATGGAGTCCGACGTCTACACCGAGGTCCGCGAGCTGGTGAGCCTCAAGCAGGAGCAGCAGGCTTTCAAGGAGGCGGCCGACACGGAGCGGCTCGCCCTGCAGGCCCTCACGGAGAAGCTTCTCAGGTCCGAGGAGTCCGTCTCCCGCCTCCCGGAGGAGATCCGGAGACTGGAGGAAGAGCTCCGCCAGCTGAAGTCCGATTCCCACAGGCCGAAGGAAGATGGAGGCTTCAGACACTCGGAAGCCTTTGAGGCGCTCCAGCAAAAGAGTCAGGGACTGGACTCCAGGCTCCAGCACGTGGAGGATGGGGTGCTCTCCATGCAGGTGGCTTCTGCGCGTCAGACCGAGAGCCTGGAGTCCCTCCTGTCCAAGAGCCAGGAGCATGAGCAGCGCCTGGCCGCCCTGCAGGGGCGCCTGGAAGGCCTGGGGTCCTCAGAGGCAGACCAGGATGGCCTGGCCAGCACGGTGCGGAGCCTGGGTGAGGCCCAGCTGGTGCTCTACGGCGACGTGGAGGAGCTGAAGAGGAGTGTGGGTGAGCTCCCCAGCACCGTGGAATCACTCCAGAAAGTACAGGAGCAGGTGCACACGCTGCTCAGTCAGGACCAAGCCCAGGCCGCCCGTCTGCCTCCTCAGGACTTCCTGGACAGACTTTCTTCTTTAGACAACCTGAAAGCCTCAGTCAGCCAAGTGGAGGCAGACTTGAAAATGCTCAGGACTGCCGTGGACAGTTTGGTTGCATACTCGGTCAAAATAGAAAGCAACGAGAACAACCTGGAATCAGCCAAGGGTTTACTAGATGACCTGAGGAATGATCTGGATAGGTTGTTCGTGAAAGTGGAGAAGATTCACGAAAAGGTCTAAATGAGTTGTGTGTACAGGGCACGGATTTAAAGTCCAATTTCTCATGACCAAAAAATGTGTGGTTTTCTCCCATGTGTCCCCCAGCCCCCAATTTCTTGTCCCCTCTTAAAGAGCAGTTGTCACCACCTGAACACCAAGGCATTGTATTTTcgtgcccagttaatttattGACAATGTTTTAAGTTCTCTGCTTCAGAGTTTGGTTAGTTTCCTGAAGCGCAGCCGCTGTGAATAACAGGTGGCTTTTCATGGATGTCTCTAGTcagagaaaaatgataaaggctTCAACTGAGGATTAACAGAAGCAGATTAACCTCAGAAATCCTGTCTGGCTGGCAGATTTCAAGTAAAAAAAGGTGGTTTTGGGGGACACTTTTATTTCCAGTTGTCTTTAAGgataattaattttactttttttttttttttttttgtacttctgGCCAAAATTTTTGAGATATCTCTCACTTGTCTTCCACTTTGAACCGGTTAAAGCTCATAGCTGTCAGCTCTGAATGAGGAGGGGAGAAGCCCCTGGGTCTTTCTTTGAAAGGAATCCGCTGCTTGAGGGCCGCCTTcccctgtggtgtgtgtgtcatTTCTCTTCCTGACGCATCTTATGATATCAGAGGTAACTATGCAAAGCATCCAGA
The Rhinopithecus roxellana isolate Shanxi Qingling chromosome 10, ASM756505v1, whole genome shotgun sequence DNA segment above includes these coding regions:
- the CKAP4 gene encoding cytoskeleton-associated protein 4, yielding MPSAKQRGSKGGHGAASPSEKGAHPSGGADDVAKKPPPAPQQPPPPAPHPQQHPQQHPQNQAHGKGGHRGGGGGGKSSSSSSSSAAAASSSASCSRRLGRALNFLFYLALVAAAAFSGWCVHHVLEEVQQVRRSHQDFSRQREELGQGLQGVEQKVQSLQATFGTFESILRSSQHKQDLTEKAVKQGESEVSRISEVLQKLQNEILKDLSDGIHVVKDARERDFTSLENTVEERLTELTKSINDNIAIFTEVQKRSQKEINDVKAKVASLEESEGHKQDLKALKEAVKEIQTSAKSREWDMEALRSTLQTMESDVYTEVRELVSLKQEQQAFKEAADTERLALQALTEKLLRSEESVSRLPEEIRRLEEELRQLKSDSHRPKEDGGFRHSEAFEALQQKSQGLDSRLQHVEDGVLSMQVASARQTESLESLLSKSQEHEQRLAALQGRLEGLGSSEADQDGLASTVRSLGEAQLVLYGDVEELKRSVGELPSTVESLQKVQEQVHTLLSQDQAQAARLPPQDFLDRLSSLDNLKASVSQVEADLKMLRTAVDSLVAYSVKIESNENNLESAKGLLDDLRNDLDRLFVKVEKIHEKV